A stretch of Paenibacillus sp. URB8-2 DNA encodes these proteins:
- a CDS encoding VRR-NUC domain-containing protein: MRESKLERDLVKAIRERGGKCWKWVSPGTAGVPDRLCFLPGGRLVIVEMKAPGEQPRPLQLKRHRELQDLGFEVRVIDSEAGIHEI; the protein is encoded by the coding sequence TTGCGAGAGTCAAAATTGGAACGAGACTTGGTCAAAGCTATTCGTGAGCGTGGCGGAAAGTGCTGGAAGTGGGTGTCACCGGGAACGGCAGGCGTGCCGGACCGATTGTGCTTCTTGCCTGGCGGAAGACTGGTAATTGTCGAGATGAAAGCTCCAGGCGAGCAGCCACGACCGCTGCAACTCAAACGGCATAGAGAGCTTCAAGATTTGGGATTTGAGGTTCGGGTGATTGATTCGGAGGCGGGCATCCATGAAATTTAA
- a CDS encoding SNF2-related protein — protein MKFKPHGYQQYAIQHVIDVPGSALFLEMGLGKTVITLTALEALKNDYFDADKILVIAPLRVADDTWARESKKWDHLKHLRISKILGTANQRKKALTTDADIYVINRENVPWLVAQTGSKWPFDTVVIDELSSFKNGQSQRFRALRRVRPLINRIVGLTGTPAPNGLQDLWAQMYLIDQGERLGKTVTGFRDRYLTAGQRDKANPHVVYDWKAKPEAEDNVYSKISDIAVSMKAEDWLDMPDRIDRTVPVKLNDKAREQYKQLERDLLLPFMDADVVANTAAVLSNKLLQMANGAVYDEIKGVREIHESKLDALEDVIEAANGHPVLVFYAYKHDLERIQKRFPQAHSLGKGAEGVKDIENWNAGKIRLLAAHPASAGHGLNLQDGGNIIVWYGLTWSLELYQQANARLHRQGQQRSVIIHHLVTEGTMDEDVMAALKGKAVGQDALMVAVKARIERVKL, from the coding sequence ATGAAATTTAAACCTCACGGCTATCAGCAGTATGCCATACAGCATGTTATCGACGTCCCTGGGTCAGCGTTGTTTCTTGAAATGGGTCTCGGCAAAACAGTAATCACGTTGACGGCGCTGGAGGCTTTGAAGAATGACTATTTTGACGCTGACAAGATTCTGGTGATTGCCCCTTTACGGGTGGCCGATGACACATGGGCCCGGGAGTCGAAGAAGTGGGATCACCTGAAGCATTTACGGATCAGCAAGATTCTGGGAACCGCAAACCAGCGAAAAAAAGCCCTGACTACTGATGCTGACATATACGTGATCAATCGGGAGAATGTCCCATGGCTAGTAGCACAGACGGGAAGCAAATGGCCTTTTGATACGGTGGTGATTGATGAGCTCTCTAGCTTCAAAAACGGACAGTCGCAGCGTTTCCGGGCTCTCCGGCGGGTCCGCCCATTGATCAACCGGATTGTCGGGTTAACCGGGACGCCAGCTCCTAACGGATTGCAGGACCTGTGGGCGCAAATGTACCTGATCGACCAAGGAGAGCGTTTGGGTAAGACGGTTACCGGGTTCCGCGACCGATATTTGACCGCAGGGCAGCGGGATAAAGCCAATCCGCATGTTGTATACGACTGGAAGGCAAAGCCGGAAGCAGAGGATAACGTGTACTCCAAAATTTCGGATATCGCGGTGAGCATGAAGGCAGAGGATTGGCTGGACATGCCAGACCGGATTGACCGCACGGTTCCCGTGAAGTTGAACGATAAAGCCCGGGAGCAGTACAAGCAGCTAGAACGCGATCTGCTGCTGCCTTTCATGGATGCGGATGTTGTTGCGAATACGGCTGCCGTTCTGAGTAATAAACTTTTGCAGATGGCGAATGGAGCGGTATACGACGAGATCAAAGGCGTTCGTGAGATTCACGAATCCAAGCTAGATGCCTTAGAGGACGTGATCGAGGCAGCAAACGGGCATCCGGTTCTTGTATTCTACGCCTACAAGCATGATCTGGAACGTATCCAGAAACGTTTCCCGCAGGCTCACAGTCTTGGTAAAGGAGCTGAGGGCGTGAAGGATATCGAGAACTGGAATGCCGGGAAAATACGGCTTCTGGCGGCTCATCCGGCTTCTGCTGGACACGGGCTTAACCTTCAGGACGGGGGGAACATCATCGTCTGGTACGGGCTGACATGGAGCCTTGAACTTTACCAGCAGGCTAACGCCCGGCTGCACCGCCAGGGACAGCAGCGCAGTGTGATCATTCACCATCTGGTGACCGAGGGCACGATGGACGAGGATGTCATGGCAGCGCTGAAGGGAAAGGCAGTAGGACAGGACGCCTTGATGGTCGCAGTCAAGGCTCGAATAGAAAGGGTGAAATTATGA
- a CDS encoding DUF3310 domain-containing protein — protein sequence MNDPVNHPQHYTAGNIECIDGIESAIEGLPPDEAYCIGTAIKYLWRWKRKGGVEDLRKAQWFINRVIAKEDNHEQRDVD from the coding sequence ATGAACGATCCAGTGAATCATCCGCAGCATTACACTGCGGGGAACATAGAGTGCATCGATGGTATCGAATCGGCGATTGAGGGGTTGCCGCCAGATGAAGCGTATTGCATAGGCACAGCGATTAAATATCTTTGGCGCTGGAAGCGTAAAGGTGGCGTCGAGGACTTACGTAAAGCTCAATGGTTTATAAATCGTGTAATTGCGAAGGAGGACAATCATGAGCAGCGTGACGTGGATTGA